A genomic stretch from Chitinophaga agri includes:
- the ftsY gene encoding signal recognition particle-docking protein FtsY, producing the protein MSFFNKLFSREKKESLDQGLQKTKDSFLTKIGRAIAGKATVDTEVLDNLEEALVSADVGVDTTVQIIDRIEKRVSKDKYLGTSELNRILQEEIAGLLVDAPDSGFRDFDIPAGKKPYVIMVVGVNGVGKTTTIGKLAYNFKKAGKSVLLGAADTFRAAAVDQLTIWSDRVGVPIVKQQMGSDPGAVAFDTVQSGASKEVDVIIIDTAGRLHNKAHLMEELSKIKRVMKKVIPDAPHEVLLVLDGSTGQNALEQARHFTAATEVTALAITKLDGTAKGGVVLAIANQFKIPVKYIGIGEKMEDLQVFSKEEFVDSLFSIKD; encoded by the coding sequence ATGAGTTTTTTCAATAAGCTATTTTCAAGGGAGAAGAAAGAAAGCCTGGACCAGGGATTACAGAAGACAAAAGATAGTTTTCTCACCAAAATAGGTCGTGCCATCGCAGGTAAAGCCACCGTTGATACAGAAGTACTGGACAACCTGGAAGAAGCGCTGGTATCTGCGGACGTTGGTGTGGATACGACCGTGCAGATCATTGACAGAATAGAAAAGCGCGTATCGAAAGATAAATATCTCGGCACCAGCGAGTTAAACAGGATCCTGCAGGAAGAAATTGCAGGTTTGCTGGTAGATGCGCCGGACAGCGGATTCCGCGATTTTGATATTCCGGCAGGCAAGAAGCCTTATGTGATCATGGTAGTTGGTGTAAATGGTGTTGGGAAAACGACGACTATCGGTAAACTGGCGTATAACTTTAAGAAAGCCGGTAAGAGCGTATTGCTCGGTGCTGCTGATACCTTCAGGGCCGCTGCGGTAGATCAGCTCACCATCTGGAGTGACCGCGTAGGTGTACCGATCGTCAAGCAGCAAATGGGGTCCGATCCGGGAGCCGTTGCCTTTGATACCGTACAGAGCGGCGCTTCTAAAGAGGTGGACGTTATTATCATTGATACAGCAGGCCGTTTGCACAACAAGGCCCATCTTATGGAGGAACTGAGCAAGATCAAACGTGTAATGAAAAAAGTGATCCCTGATGCGCCACATGAAGTATTGCTGGTACTGGATGGTTCAACCGGACAGAACGCACTCGAACAGGCCCGTCATTTCACGGCGGCAACAGAAGTAACTGCGCTCGCCATTACCAAACTGGATGGAACCGCCAAAGGGGGTGTTGTACTGGCGATCGCCAATCAGTTTAAGATCCCGGTGAAATATATCGGTATCGGTGAAAAAATGGAAGATCTCCAGGTGTTTAGTAAAGAGGAGTTTGTAGATTCACTGTTCAGTATTAAAGACTAA
- a CDS encoding DUF4295 family protein, whose protein sequence is MAKAASKNSKVKDAKAAAESKVWTKVIKAVRSPKTGAYSFKEAIVHKDKVVEHINQK, encoded by the coding sequence ATGGCAAAAGCAGCATCTAAGAACTCGAAAGTAAAAGACGCGAAGGCAGCAGCTGAATCCAAAGTTTGGACTAAAGTTATTAAAGCTGTTCGTTCTCCTAAAACCGGTGCATACTCTTTCAAAGAGGCTATCGTGCACAAGGATAAAGTTGTGGAGCACATTAACCAGAAGTAA
- the rpmG gene encoding 50S ribosomal protein L33 → MAKKGNRVQVILECTEHKTSGQPGTSRYISTKNKKNTPERLELKKYNPILRKVTVHKEIK, encoded by the coding sequence ATGGCAAAGAAAGGTAACAGGGTGCAAGTGATATTGGAATGTACAGAGCATAAGACCAGTGGTCAGCCTGGTACTTCCCGTTATATCAGCACCAAAAATAAGAAGAACACTCCAGAGCGTCTGGAGCTGAAAAAGTACAATCCAATCCTGAGAAAGGTAACTGTACACAAAGAAATTAAGTAA
- the rpmB gene encoding 50S ribosomal protein L28, with protein MARVCQVTGKKPITGHHVSFSNIKTKRRFLPNLQKKRFFLAEEDRWISLKVSADGLRTINKNGLYAVVKDLRAAGENI; from the coding sequence ATGGCAAGAGTATGTCAGGTGACAGGAAAGAAGCCGATTACGGGTCACCATGTTTCCTTCTCTAATATTAAGACAAAGAGAAGATTTCTGCCTAACCTGCAGAAAAAGCGTTTTTTCCTGGCGGAAGAGGATCGCTGGATTTCTTTGAAAGTATCTGCTGATGGTTTAAGAACCATCAACAAGAATGGTTTGTATGCAGTAGTTAAGGACTTGCGTGCAGCTGGAGAAAATATCTAA
- a CDS encoding carboxymuconolactone decarboxylase family protein has translation MFATSNTDTAVQLLEAVGLSSEHLSDRLRSLANTDARYLKDLKINVTNSLAASTLTKKEAFLLGLSVAANEKHVALQAAFEKQATQEGATDKEIAEVYSCTSLMNANNVYYRFRHFVNKEYYTVTPAGIRMSIMANPVLGKEFFELVSLVVSALNGCEMCVTSHEEALLKHGTSQQRVLESVRLGAVLRSLIVLL, from the coding sequence ATGTTCGCAACTTCAAATACAGATACGGCTGTACAGTTACTGGAAGCAGTAGGGCTGAGCAGTGAGCATCTTTCCGATCGCTTACGCAGTCTGGCTAACACAGATGCCCGTTATCTGAAAGATCTTAAGATAAACGTTACCAATTCATTAGCAGCGTCTACACTGACTAAAAAGGAAGCATTCCTGCTGGGTCTGTCTGTAGCTGCCAATGAAAAACATGTTGCCCTGCAGGCTGCTTTTGAGAAGCAGGCTACACAGGAAGGAGCTACAGATAAGGAGATTGCTGAAGTCTACAGCTGTACTTCCCTGATGAATGCAAACAACGTGTATTATCGTTTCCGTCATTTCGTTAATAAAGAATACTATACAGTTACTCCTGCCGGTATCCGTATGAGCATCATGGCAAATCCGGTGCTGGGCAAAGAGTTCTTCGAGCTGGTAAGTCTGGTGGTTTCTGCACTGAATGGTTGTGAAATGTGCGTAACTTCGCATGAAGAAGCGTTACTGAAACATGGTACTTCGCAGCAGCGTGTGCTGGAAAGTGTGAGATTGGGCGCTGTGCTGAGAAGTCTGATTGTACTGCTGTAA